One Gemmatimonadales bacterium genomic window, ACCGAATCGCTCGGTGAGCAGACTCCCGAACGGCACCACGTCGGCCCGTTCGATCGGGACCAGACTGTCGAGCCGCAAGGTGCCGCGATCGACCCGAGTCAGCACCTCCACCGCCATGGGCACCTTGTAGGTACTCGCCATGGGAAACCACTCGTCCCGATTGACGAACACCGAACGTCCGGACTCGACATGGACGATGCCGACCCCAACCTTGGCCGGCGCCGCGGCGGCAATCCGCGCCACCTCCCGCTCGAGTGTCTCGACCTGCGCCCGAGCGGGTCCAGCCATCCCAACCACCAGCCCGACGGTCGCCACGATGCCGAGCCTCCGCGCGGGTCGGACAGGCATCCCTGCTGGTCGACGCCGGGTACGGACTCCGGCGCCGCTCATCCGATGATCTCGCGATAAACACGCAGGAAGTTGCCACCCAGGATTCCCTCGATGTCCGCGGCCGAGAACTTGCCCTGCAGCCGGCGCCGAATGACATGGAACTTCTCCGGCACGTCGATTTCCTCGATGAACGGCGGCCACCGCACATCGGCGCCAGGCTTGAACTTGAACTGGCTGTGGAAATCCCAGAACGCCTTCTCATCCGGGAATGACTGGCGCCAGCCGCCGATGCTCGAATCGCTGCCGATCCCGACGTGTTCGACGCCGACGAGCTTGGCCACATGCTCGATGTGCGCAATGAAGTCATCGAGAGTCGACCGGGGTTTGTTACTCACGAAGAAATTGACAGTCGTGATGCCCATCACGCCACCTTTGGCCGCCAATGCCTTGATCTGGGCGTCGGACTTGCAGCGCATGTTGTCATTGAGCGCCCGACAGTTGGAGTGGGAGAAGATCGGGGTCTTCTTCGACACCTCGATGGCATCGAAGGTCGTCTTCACACCGCAGTGCGACAGATCGACCAGCATGCCGAGCTCATTCATGCGATGAACCACCTCGACACCAAAGTCACTCAGCCCGACATCGTTCCGTTCGGTACTGCCGGCTCCCAGGGCGTTCAGTTCGTTATAGGTCAATTGCAACTGACGAATGCCGAGGTCGTAGAAAAAATCGAGGTTGCGAATGTCGCGATTGAGATGCGTCCCGTTTTGAAAGCCGAGCATCACCGCCAGCTTCCCTTCCCGCTTGGCCGCCAGGATATCGTCGGTCCGCCGCACATGAATCAACTCGTCACGATGGCGGGCGAAGTAGCCGTGCCAGCGCGCCAGGTCGCGCACGGCGGCTTCGTACCCGAATGTCGGATTGCCGGCGGGCCCCAGCGTCG contains:
- a CDS encoding membrane dipeptidase encodes the protein MATSRRSFMQQAGAAAVAAGLVPRVAGADTRSEPVQDASGIWIDALSATRVDKVGFAEAKRSGLTMIETTLGPAGNPTFGYEAAVRDLARWHGYFARHRDELIHVRRTDDILAAKREGKLAVMLGFQNGTHLNRDIRNLDFFYDLGIRQLQLTYNELNALGAGSTERNDVGLSDFGVEVVHRMNELGMLVDLSHCGVKTTFDAIEVSKKTPIFSHSNCRALNDNMRCKSDAQIKALAAKGGVMGITTVNFFVSNKPRSTLDDFIAHIEHVAKLVGVEHVGIGSDSSIGGWRQSFPDEKAFWDFHSQFKFKPGADVRWPPFIEEIDVPEKFHVIRRRLQGKFSAADIEGILGGNFLRVYREIIG